Below is a genomic region from Triticum dicoccoides isolate Atlit2015 ecotype Zavitan chromosome 5A, WEW_v2.0, whole genome shotgun sequence.
agacacctgtaatgctcctttataattacgttgtgacgtttggtagcacacaaagtgttcctccggcaaacgggagttgcataatctcatagtcataggaacatgtataagtcatgaagaaagcaatagcaacatactaaacgatcgtgtgctaagctaatggaatgggtcatgtcaatcagatcattcaactaatgatgtgatcccgtcaatcaaataacaactctttgtccatggttaggaaacataaccatctttgattaacgagctagtcaagtagaggcatactagtgacactctgtttgtctatgtattcacacatgtattatgtttccggttaatacaattctagcatgaataataaacatttatcatgatataaggaaataaataataactttattattgcctctagggcatatttccttcacacagtGTGAAGGGCATACCCTCACTCAGATGAATCTCACTTGGTTTATTCAGGAGGCCAACGTCCAAGAGGATCAATGGAGATGGAGATGTCCAATGCATTGAAGCGTGAGTTACTAGTCATTATCATAGACAACCAAGAGTGTATGTTGCCTCTTGTAATGGGCACATGTAACATAGCTAGGTGGTAAACCTGGGGGTATAACATACTTTATATAGGTTTACCACGACGCTCAGTTACATGTAACCCTTGTAATCGTAAATCCATACGCAAGAAACACCTCCCCTTAGGATAGGActagggcttttacctccaccgtagaGGGCATAAACTTGTATACTTCTCTGCATCACCACTTGTGTCTTGTTAGATCAAGCCTTGTTCTTCTACCTCTATTACTATCGGATTTATCCCATATGGCAAGCTCCAACTTCTGATGACACATCGAGATTGGAGGAAACTAGTCAAACACATCGGAAAGAACCGACTATCGAAGCCCTGTCGTGGCCCTACACATCTCGCAACATCACCGTGGCGAAATAGGACGCCACACCAACATGAAGGAAGGAAACCACCCCCACAACCATGCAAAGCAAAGCTGCCACCGGTCTTTCACGCCCACCAGCTCAAGATTCATGCCCTCAAGAAGGGGGCGATCCCAAGCATCGCCATCGCTCACTCCACTAGAGCTAGGGTTTTCCCCCGGAGCTAAGGGAAGGAGAGTTTTTAGGTTTTATTGCGGTGTGACCAAACCGTGTTATAGAACACAAAAGTCAAAGTGTGAATTTAGCATGGGCCAATTGCTTCTTGTAGAATCTGTCTACCCAGGTAAAGGTTCTAGACATGATACAAAGGCTTGCAATTTCTGGATTTGATCAAGTATTCCGTCGCAACTATCTCATTGGAAGAAAATGTGGTTGTCAACCATAAGGCATTAATACTGACTTGTCAATTTCAATTTGCCAACTTAATCTTTTAGGAAATGATTTGTTCGTGTTGCAGCTGTACAAGGAAAATCAAATCCTTTTTGAAATCCCAACTTCTGTTTGAAATTCAGTAATGATCCGTCCTAGCGCGTGTCGCGTTGCGTGCGGAATTTACTCCCAATGTGGATCCATGGACACTTAGATGGGCGCAGCCAATCGCGGTGGATAGTCATGCAGAGACGTGTCAAAGTTGGACGCCTACTGCTCCACCCAACGCCTTCGCTCATTCGTATATAGACCCCTCGTCAAGCAAAACtattttttagttttttcttctctggtttctcctcctcctcctcctcctctgcgggGAAAAAGGAATCCATTGTTCGTCATCCCAGGGTGTTCAAGAACTTCCACATTCCTCCCCCTCCCTTGATTTCTTCCAAGTAACACTAATCTGATCGTGTCATCTGCCTCATGGATCTGTTCGTGTTGCTAATTTGAGGATTTCATATGTTCCAGGACATGAGGACAAGGGCACAATGCAAACGACGGAGGAGGACGTCACACTGCACATGCTGGAGAAGGAGGGCACAATGCAAACACCGGAGGAGGAGAGGACAATGAACACGACGATAACATGTGAGTTGCACATGTCGCCGCTTAAATGCTTTTGTTCATGCAACTTGTCAAAAACTATGTGCATGTTTGCTTGATGTGCTAAACGTTTAAATTCGGAGGGAATCAAAGTGTTTGAATGAAAGAACATACTCTTTTTTTGCGAAGACTAAGATATGGCGACTCTGATGTTGCTCCCCATTCATCTAGTCTCCAAATGCATATGAGTAGGGATGAAAACAAAGCAGAAACGAACGGACCTAGGTCCTACCAtatttgttttaatttttgtgTGGAAGCAGAAAACAATATAGAAACATCGGAAATGAATATGAAAACAGATATTATCGGAAATAAACACAGGGCGAATATGGCGCAGACACAGTAACAAAAGCATGTGTTCACCGGAACTAAAAAATCCCTTGACCATAGGGAAAACACAAGCAACCCAACTTATTTAAATCAACTTTTTTTGCTGAGACGAGGATGGCCAGACAGAGTCCGGGAAGAAAAGGAGAAGCACCAGACGGCCAGAAAATTGCAAGATCACAAAATGAATGGTTCAGATGTTGATGGCCTGAGAAGGCAGTGATTAGCCTCAGTTTTACTGCCCTAAATGTGTTGGTGTCTATTTTTTCTATAATTATCTTGATAGAAGATTTTAAAATGCACGAGTATAAGAGATCTATTGCAATTACCTTCTCTATTTAAGTATTAACCATCCTATTAATATTTAGGTGCGTGTGCTTAGAATTATTGCTTCCTGCGTCACTAAAGTGTTCTTTCCCCTCATAATTATCTTGCTACATCAGATCCCCCTCCCTCTTGACAACCTTAGCATTTCTACAACCAAGTTGTTGTATTCGCTTCACTCttcgctcctcctcctccaagaaagaaagttagggtttagcctctcgtcGGCGCCGCTGCAGGTCCACCTCGTCTCCGGTGACTCTAGGGTcatgggggcgcggtggatctTGCCAagtgccggcgggagggctccattTTCAGTAGTTGTTTTctgtcttgttagggtttgtgtcctgctcagaaaggcgagacggcggcggctctctgaagatggaataaatgtCTCCCCGTCTAGCctcaggcggcgattttaggcgccctcTGAGGCCAACGGCTGAAAATGCTCTTACCATGAAGATAAGTGGCGAAACAGATCATATCAGGTACCATTTGCTCGGGGATTGTTGCCTCAAATTGTGTCATCTTTGGTTGGTGTTTTTTTTTCTTGACTTTGGAAAAAACATGTTTGAAAAATGATAAACTCCAAAAGTTACGAATTCTCAAAATTCGGTAACTCTTCTACAACAAACAAAGAGCTTCAATTTCCTCGGGGAAAAAAAGAGTTCAGCATTCACATTCGCCAAGAGTCGATTTTCCTGAGCCTCTGTCCTCCGAGAAGCGAGTCGCCGCCGGCTGCATCTCCGTCGCCCGTCGCCGCCTAAACCAAGGTACCACCTTTCCCGACTCACCACGGCGAGGGCGAGGTCACCACCGCCGGCTGCTACCCGGGTCGATTTTCCTACGCCAGATCGATGATATCCTCTCTCCAACTGCAGATCCACCAGACCTAACCTGTCCCTGCCTAGGCTCTCCCGCTTCCGATCCATGGAGGAGGCGGATAAAGGGGAGGTCTTCGAGAGGAACAACAAGTCGAGGCTGGACAGCCATCCGggggcgacggcggggacggccTGCCGGTTCACCGACGACCTCATCCTGGAGATCCTCTCCCGCATCCCCGCCAGATCCCTCCACCGCTTCAAGTGCGTCTCCGTGCGCTGGCGCGACCTCATCGCCGACCCCGCCAACCGCAAGAAGCTGCCCCAGACCCTCGCCGGCTTCCTCTACACGACCACTGTCGGCTGTAATCGCCACCACTTCGCCAGCGTCTCCTGCGGCGCAGCCCCGTTCGACCCTTCCCTCCCTTACCTGCAGCCTGGCAAGTACAAGGACATGGCTCAGGTGGACGCCTGCAATGGCCTCCTTCTCTACCTAAGCTCCAGCAAGAACATGGTGAACCCTTGGGCTTGGGCAGAGGATGATTTCCGTTTTGTTGTGTGCAATCCGGCCACTGGGAGGTGGGTGGAGCTGCCCCCTCAACCGCAGGCGCCGGCAGACAGATTTAGGTATAACTGTATGGCAGGCCTGGCTTTTGATCCGGCAGTCTCATCCCATTTCCACGTTTTTTGTTTCGAGGAGACCACTGTGGAAACGTACATGACAGGAGTGAACATCTACTCGTCATGAACGGGAGCCTGGAGTCGCGGAGATGGTGGGATTGTTGAGAAATTGGCGCTGTTCTTCTATAGTAAGGGTGTCTTTGTTGGCGGTATGATGTATGTGATTGGCAACCCGAAGGGCATCAGCAACGAGCATGTGCTCCTGGGGATTGACATGCAAGGTAAAGTGCGGAAGACTGTCCCTATGCCGTACGGTCGAAGATTTGGTACGATCGGATCGTCGCAGGGGTGCTTACTCTATGCTGTATCTTCCGTCGATGATAACAATAAAATCCTAGATTCTGAGATAGAACTCTGGTGCCTCAAGGATTGTGACAGTAAAGAATTGGTTCTGAAGCATACTGCCAGCATCAATGAGCTTATGAGCATGACTGGGGAGGAGTACAGGGTGGCTGGGATTCACCCAGATTGCGACACCATTTTCCTGGTTTCACATGGAGGTGATACCTTGGTAGCGTACGATATGCAACATCAGAAAGTTGGTTGTATCCTTAATCTTGAGAAGAACACACAACGATTTCTACCTTATGTTCCTCTGTTCTCGGAGTCATTAGCAGATGGAGATGGGCGGTAGTGTTACCTTCAGACCACGCTTGTGCTTCCTCCAAGAATTGGCTCTTCTGCCGGCTGAAGTACTTGTTAGTGTACCTCTGAATCTGCTTGAATCATGCCGCTCAATTTGCTAGTGCTTAAACTCCTGCTTGGTTGATTTTCAGTTCAGATCAATGCCTGGTTGTTACCCCTGTTCTTGTTTACCTAGCACAGGTTGTTGTTCTGGACATGTATTAGTTCCATGTGGCTAAATTATACTGTAATCGCTCTTCCTTTCCATAACAACCAGTTATTATGGTTATCCTAAATCCTATTGCAGATTTTGAACCTGGTAGTGTAGTGAAAGGGTCAATCAGACTGGTTACTAGTGCAAATGTCTAGTTGACATTATTCATTCAGTATTTTGATAAAACACTGCCTTTGAGCAAGTTCTTTTTATGTATGGTTGCTGTAGCTAATGAATTCAGTAGAGCTCTGGATCTGTTAATCACAGAGAAATTGCATCAAATGTCAATGAAATCAAATTGGAGTGCGTACTCTTGTACAAATAGCAGCATGCATGTGAAAGAAATCAGTACACGAGAGTTTTACTGACAGTGGTAACAACAATTTTATATTGGTTCAAGCTTGATTCAGCTTCATACACGATATTAGTTTGTGAACACGACTGAATGGCCACCAAAAAATAAGATCTCTTGGTATGGTTGATTGCTTTGGCTGTGTTGCTACCCTGTTTGAATCGGATCAACCAGCGTTGTTTCTGTGTATGTTTGTGATGTGGCGATTCCTGATTCTTGAATGTTCTTTGTAGGACTCTGGAATGCCATTTTATTCCAAGAAAACCTCCGAGATGCTCCAGAACTGATGATGTATTTATTTTTAAATTGGCATGGAATGAGTCAGACGCATGTAACAGTTTTATATTCATAAAGAGCCGGCCATCCATTTGTCTGTCTGAACATTTGCCGCAATGAGCATAGGCTTGAATCCCAACTAGTATCATACATAATCTTGGTCTAGTGATTTTTCTTTTATCCTACCTGTATAGATCATACATAATCTTGGTCTAGAGATTTTTTTTTGATAACCAATGGTGTTTACTGTTTAGTATGGATCAAGAGCCTGTAGATTTTGTTATAAAATGCCTGTCTGGTATGGCTGTAATCCTGATGATTAATGTTGTGTTTGCCACGTTCTGATTATCTTGATCATGACTGGAGGTTCAGGAGGAATGCTAAGATTCAGGTTGTGTCTGGTCTGGTACATACAGCGTGTTTGTTTCAGGGGAATTAGAGATGGGGAATGGGAGTTGAGGGGTAAGGAGATTAAAATTCCACTGTTTGATTAGAGGGAATGGGAGTTTAAGTGGGAAGGGGAATGGGAGTTGAGGGGTAAGGAGATTAAAAATCCACTGTTTGACTAGAGGGAATGGGAGTTTAAGTGGGAAGGGGACTGGGAGTTGGGGAAGGCAATTCCCACCGATTTCTTCCCAGGGGGTACCCAGTTAATTCGTGAGGAGAGTTTTATCCTACGCCAATTCCCATCATATGCCAAACAAGGGAATGGAAGTAAAAATCTACTTCCCatgctccctctgtcccaaaataaggaaTGAAGTGCATCCTAGGTCCTCCAACTATTTTAAAGGTCCTCCAACTATAAAAAGTGTCATTCAGGTCCAACGCGGAGTGCCGCGCCCATCACGTGCACAATGTTGAATCCCAACGCGGAGTCGCGGACGCCGAGACGGACGCAGTCAACCAGTCCGCCGGGCTGGACAGGGGTTAGGATCCTCTGCAGTACTGTACGGTGCTGTACAGTTACTGCCACGTGGGCTGGACAGACAGACACACAGAGCCACCCAACCGTCCACCTCCTTGGTAGTATATATATATCCCACCCGCTGACACACCGCAAAAACTAATTTCCACTTTTTTCTTTTTTCCGTGCTTTCTTCCCCTCCGCGAGGAAGCAAGGAAGCAAGGAAGAAGGAAGCAAGCAAATCCATCGCGAGTCTCCTCATCCCAAGGTACGTCCTACGAATTCCCCAACCCCCTNNNNNNNNNNNNNNNNNNNNNNNNNNNNNNNNNNNNNNNNNNNNNNNNNNNNNNNNNNNNNNNNNNNNNNNNNNNNNNNNNNNNNNNNNNNNNNNNNNNNNNNNNNNNNNNNNNNNNNNNNNNNNNNNNNNNNNNNNNNNNNNNNNNNNNNNNNNNNNNNNNNNNNNNNNNNNNNNNNNNNNNNNNNNNNNNNNNNNNNNNNNNNNNNNNNNNNNNNNNNNNNNNNNNNNNNNNNNNNNNNNNNNNNNNNNNNNNNNNNNNNNNNNCGATCCGCTCGCCCCCGGATCCCGATCCGGCGATCTCTAACCCGATTCCCGATCCAGGCGGCCGGCGGCGATGTTGGAGGAGCTGCTCATCTTCACGCGGGGCGGCCTCATCCTGTGGTCGTCCTGCCGGGCCCTGGGCGGCGCCGCGCTGCTCAAGGGCTCCCCCATCGACGCGCTCATCCGCTCCTGCCTGCTCGAGGAGCGCTCGGGCGACGCCGGCTTCACCAAGGACGCCTACGCGCTCAAGTGGGCCTTCAACAACGACCTCGGCCTCGTCTTCGTCGCCGTCTACCAGCGCATGCTCCACCTCCTCTACGTCGACGACCTGCTCGCCGCCGTCCGCAAGGAGTTCTCCCAGATCTACAACCCCAAGCGCGTCTCCTACGACGACCTCTTCACCGAGACCTTCCGgcagctgcacctcgaggccgaggCGCGCGCCGAGGCCATGAACAAGTCCAAGCAGCAGCCCACCAatccctcctccggctccggcgccGGCCGTGGTCCTGCCGGCAAGAAGCTCGGCCCCAATGCTCGCGCTGGGGGCGGTGCTGCTGGGAAGAAGAATTCTGGCTCTGGGAAGGATGACTCCGATGGCGACTCCGGGAAGGAGCACAACGGTGGTTTCACTGCTAACGGTACGGTTGCCAAGGGTGGCCAGGAGAATGGTGCTGTTAAGGACAGTTCTCGCGCCGCCCGGGCTGTTGTTGTTGACAATGATGGCAAGGAGAACGGGGACCCCAACGACGGGGCCTTCGATGTAAATACCTTGCGTAAGAAGACAGGAGGAAAGAAGGGTGGCGGTGGCGGTAAGAAGAACGATGTGAAGAAGGCGGCCAAGACCGAGCCCAAGAAGGTTGTCAAGCAGATGAGGGTCTGGGATGACAAACCGCCGAAGAACGAGAAGCTGGACTTCACGGACCCGGCTGACGAGAGAGGGGAGGAGGTGATAGAGAAGGTGCTTACCAACCAGGGGGACAGCATGATGGATAAGGATGAAGATCTGAGCAGCGATAGTGAGGAcgaagaggatgaggaagaggagaaTGCTGGGGCTGGCCAGAAGAAGAAGGGCTGGTTCTCCTCCATGTTCAAGAGGTATATAAGAATTGTGTTCTGCATTTGTTTGTTCTTATCATTAGTAGCCTATAATTAATAATCTCTCTTTAGTTGTATTGGCTTAACAACAAGTTGCTACTTGCTAGTAGTGTCAACTTAAATCTATTTTGCACTCAGGTGATATGAGCGTTTACATAATGTTCCGATACTAACATCCTACAGTTCAAATCGCGGCATGGACATAAGATAGTAGATAGCTTAGTCTTCAGAAGCACTATATGATTTTGATGTCTTCTCATTGGTCATTATCTGAAATAAAAAATAAGTTATGATTTGGGTCTCCATGATTTGTTGGCTGATGACAAGATTTAGTATCCATTTTCGTTTAGGAAAGAGATGCAGGTATGCGAGACAAGATTTATTCACCCAAATTTGCTAGCTAAACCATTAGCTAACTGCATCGATGGAGTAATGCCATTGCACCTGCCACCTCAGTTTGCAGTGCACACTTGATACACACATACCTGGTATGGTGGTACAGTAAAATAGTATAGTTGTATTCCAAAGAATACATAGAGAAAATGTGATATAGAACAGCAAGTTGAGTTTGAAACCTTGAATATAAGCATGTTAACCATGATACAGGGTACATATCTGAGGTGGTGGTTAGTCTTTCACTGCCTGTAATATATTAACTAGGATTTTTGTTTTCTTCTAACATCCTGCATTTTGTAGTGTTTACCAGCTTGTTAGCTTTCTCACAATTTTGCAATCTATGAACATGTCACTTAATTGCAACATTTGTATTTTTTCTGTGCTCAGCATTGCAGGTAACAATGTACTTGAGAAGTCTGATCTGCAACCTGCACTCAAAGCTCTTAAAGATAGACTGATGACAAAGAATGTGGTATGCATTTCTTCATATTACTAGGCGACTTGCTTCATATTTAATAACCTTACTAAACCAGCTCTTTGTAGTTTGGTTCTTCATCTGTCTGGGTAATGAAATTGGCCTTGTTTGTGCAGGCTGAAGAAATAGCAGAAAAGCTTTGTGAATCAGTAGCAGCTAGCCTTGAGGGCAAGAAGCTAGGATCCTTCACAAGAATTTCTTCTACTGTTCAGGTTTGCAGCACACACCACTCCTGATCACTTCACATTTACATTCAAGCAGACATTCTGTACAGCTTCCTCATACACTATCTGGTTGTTGCTTCTTCAGACAGCTATGGAGGAGGCTCTCCTTCGCATTTTAACTCCAAGGCGATCCATTGACATATTAAGGGATGTACAAGCTGCCAAGGAGCGTGGCAAGCCATATGTCGTTGTTTTTGTTGGAGTGAATGGAGTTGGAAAATCTACCAATCTTGCAAAGGTTTAATATATTTCAAATGCCGTCCATGAGaaaacatactccctctgttcacttataTAAGACGTTTTAGCAAATTCAGACAGTGTACTAAACAGTTCAGACCCAGCTGTCTGAAACGCCTTATATaaacgaacggagggagtacttcatttGAAGAATTTGCTCACGTCATCCTGTCTTGCATCTTTACAGGTCGCTTATTGGCTTCTTCAGCATAACCTCAGTGTCATGATGGCAGCATGTGATACCTTCAGATCTGGTGCTGTTGAGCAGCTGCGGACTCATGCTCGCAGGCTTGAGGTACTGACCATCTCCCCTCTTGAGTAACACAACAGTTCTATGTACCCAGTTTTGCAACAGCTCACATTGAATTTTGTAGGT
It encodes:
- the LOC119304274 gene encoding signal recognition particle receptor subunit alpha-like, giving the protein MLEELLIFTRGGLILWSSCRALGGAALLKGSPIDALIRSCLLEERSGDAGFTKDAYALKWAFNNDLGLVFVAVYQRMLHLLYVDDLLAAVRKEFSQIYNPKRVSYDDLFTETFRQLHLEAEARAEAMNKSKQQPTNPSSGSGAGRGPAGKKLGPNARAGGGAAGKKNSGSGKDDSDGDSGKEHNGGFTANGTVAKGGQENGAVKDSSRAARAVVVDNDGKENGDPNDGAFDVNTLRKKTGGKKGGGGGKKNDVKKAAKTEPKKVVKQMRVWDDKPPKNEKLDFTDPADERGEEVIEKVLTNQGDSMMDKDEDLSSDSEDEEDEEEENAGAGQKKKGWFSSMFKSIAGNNVLEKSDLQPALKALKDRLMTKNVAEEIAEKLCESVAASLEGKKLGSFTRISSTVQTAMEEALLRILTPRRSIDILRDVQAAKERGKPYVVVFVGVNGVGKSTNLAKVAYWLLQHNLSVMMAACDTFRSGAVEQLRTHARRLEIPIFEKGYEKDPAVVAKEAIQEATRNKSDVILVDTAGRMQDNEPLMRALSKLINLNKPDLVLFVGEALVGNDAVDQLNKFNQKLADLSTVPTARLIDGILLTKFDTIDDKVGAALSMVYISGSPVMFVGCGQSYTDLKKLNVKSIVKTLLK